One genomic region from Parachlamydia acanthamoebae encodes:
- a CDS encoding protein kinase domain-containing protein — protein sequence MNLISGTCKNGAFYFDSYPSSGIKVRGRFTSLFYQCVKVNIKTPCGIKTYRLDFSELKHWSKFQGLKLEKMPKLKLISNIHAFIYQKNGSTFPFLTGKYYQHRLNLEPWLTSKGIKKARLIDRLFFRSVTFLAIVDGRLKTVHIRRKSLIKWMESVQIPLNPDLKGNEALVYTVQEHANAIIKKQSEEQQLQTKPKENPVEINKPLPAIIPGVIKNILICRLTYNKKGEIVPGTTQEEKRLVFDKWQNDPRFSLKVLSEASENTVQVLCDDEENELINVDATDLSRRLHLSLSRIKKYAGKGNLNAYMDKKVLNMDVVIDYYERILKKMQGLEKQILSPAVLMKIVRLLVKKGFLKQGSKDIQKLQTIEINDWKIACGFSDEKKLLLLDLASLTFYNKGAAGTIYTIKSFLSDRLKVIKIACGMPDYILENEYYTLKHFHGYGREHGLQKAPQMLFRMKIEAEQKSRYAFLCHKYEGNLLQAAGLNKKLKPIKHDIFTTFGKKFNAIYQLVCNFERIYRTKLLHHGDIKLENVFYEVDKEGMVQLFLADFGGASVLDEKRGFHLESIAAPQYLPEGDLNAIFSARQEGNQGFFNQVAHKMDVYALGCLLYEFFSHGQIPYDPKQYVLRADYFPERKIPPLPTLDGPEFNRKVLESLPEELIEIIAAMTNLDYEKRICLTEVKDRLDEFKKSSQL from the coding sequence ATGAACCTAATATCTGGCACTTGTAAGAATGGTGCATTTTACTTTGATTCTTATCCATCGAGTGGCATTAAAGTCCGTGGGCGCTTTACATCTCTTTTTTATCAATGTGTAAAGGTTAATATAAAAACACCCTGTGGAATTAAAACATATCGTCTAGATTTTTCAGAATTAAAACATTGGAGCAAATTTCAGGGATTAAAGCTTGAAAAAATGCCCAAGCTTAAGCTTATTTCTAACATTCATGCTTTTATCTACCAAAAAAATGGCTCGACCTTTCCTTTTTTGACAGGAAAGTATTACCAACATCGATTGAACTTGGAACCTTGGTTAACAAGCAAAGGAATTAAAAAAGCACGGTTGATTGACCGGCTTTTTTTTCGTAGCGTGACATTTTTGGCTATCGTGGATGGTCGCCTTAAAACGGTTCATATTCGAAGAAAAAGTTTGATTAAGTGGATGGAAAGTGTTCAGATTCCTCTAAATCCAGATCTAAAGGGTAATGAAGCATTGGTATACACTGTCCAAGAACATGCGAATGCAATTATTAAAAAGCAGTCAGAAGAACAGCAACTGCAAACAAAGCCTAAAGAAAATCCTGTAGAAATAAACAAACCTTTACCAGCCATTATACCTGGCGTTATAAAAAATATTTTGATCTGTCGTCTAACCTACAATAAAAAAGGGGAAATCGTTCCTGGTACCACTCAGGAAGAAAAGAGACTTGTTTTTGATAAATGGCAAAATGATCCTCGTTTTTCTTTAAAAGTCTTATCAGAGGCATCAGAAAATACTGTGCAAGTGTTATGCGACGATGAGGAGAATGAGCTTATTAACGTTGATGCTACAGATCTTAGCCGCCGTTTACATCTCTCGCTATCTAGAATAAAAAAATATGCGGGAAAAGGAAACTTAAATGCATATATGGATAAAAAAGTACTCAACATGGATGTTGTCATTGATTACTACGAGAGAATTTTGAAAAAAATGCAAGGGCTGGAAAAGCAGATTTTATCTCCTGCAGTCCTCATGAAGATCGTTCGATTGTTAGTAAAAAAGGGTTTTTTAAAGCAGGGTTCAAAAGATATCCAAAAACTACAGACTATTGAAATAAATGACTGGAAAATTGCCTGTGGCTTTTCTGACGAAAAAAAACTCCTTCTTTTAGATCTTGCGAGCTTAACTTTTTATAACAAAGGAGCAGCAGGGACAATTTACACAATCAAAAGTTTTTTATCAGATCGATTAAAAGTGATTAAAATAGCATGTGGCATGCCAGATTATATTTTGGAAAATGAATATTATACGCTCAAACATTTTCATGGATATGGAAGAGAGCATGGTTTGCAAAAAGCACCTCAAATGCTATTTAGAATGAAAATAGAGGCTGAGCAAAAATCACGCTACGCATTTTTATGTCATAAGTATGAAGGAAACCTTTTACAAGCAGCAGGATTAAATAAAAAATTAAAGCCTATAAAGCATGATATTTTCACAACGTTTGGCAAGAAATTTAATGCCATTTATCAGTTGGTTTGCAATTTTGAACGTATTTATCGCACGAAACTGTTACATCATGGAGATATCAAATTAGAAAATGTTTTTTATGAAGTCGATAAAGAAGGCATGGTTCAACTCTTTTTGGCAGATTTTGGAGGTGCATCCGTTTTGGATGAGAAAAGAGGTTTTCATTTGGAATCAATAGCGGCTCCACAGTACCTTCCTGAAGGAGATTTAAATGCGATTTTTTCTGCTAGACAAGAGGGGAATCAAGGCTTTTTTAACCAAGTTGCTCATAAAATGGACGTGTATGCGTTGGGTTGTTTATTATATGAGTTTTTCTCTCATGGGCAAATTCCTTACGACCCCAAACAATATGTCTTGCGAGCAGATTACTTTCCAGAAAGGAAAATTCCTCCGTTGCCTACTCTTGATGGTCCCGAATTTAATCGTAAAGTGTTAGAATCTCTGCCTGAAGAGTTAATCGAGATCATTGCGGCAATGACTAATCTGGATTATGAAAAAAGGATTTGCTTGACAGAGGTAAAAGATAGATTAGATGAATTTAAAAAAAGCTCCCAGCTTTAG
- the typA gene encoding translational GTPase TypA has product MFSPEKIRNIAIIAHIDHGKTTLLDSLLRQSNIFRENQHVPDRVMDSYDQEKERGITIFAKHTSLYFLDDETKEEYKINVIDTPGHADFSGEVERILGMVNSVLLLVDAQDGPMPQTRFVLSKSLKMGLRPIVVLNKIDRPHANPDGVLDKTFDLFTELGATDDQLDFRYCYASGLSGFAMHHLSEKSTDMKPLFELIVSAVPAPQGKLDNPFLMHAATISYDDYVGRQACGRILDGTIHKGDSIIHIDEHGTESRCTVTRIEGYLGLEKIEMNEAGVGDIVCISGIPEITIGDTLCDPKKIVRLPRIKLDEPTVSVDFTVNNSPFVGQDGKHVTMNKIRQRLEKEKKANISLRITESQDEQDKITVAGRGELHLSVLIEAMRREDFEFSVSKPQVIIKEIDGVKHEPIERVHIEVPEEYSGTVIEELSKRRGEMQHLHTNEHGITSIEFLIPMRGLMGYRNDFLTVTRGLGILTSVFEDFAPWKGAIPSRHRGVLISICPGKTNGYACFNLQDRGVLFTSPGDDVYEGMVVGENSRENDLVVNVIKGKQLTNVRASGSDENIILTPARRFTLEQAIDYIQDDELIEVTPHFIRMRKRLLTENERKRKGK; this is encoded by the coding sequence ATGTTTTCACCAGAAAAAATTCGAAATATCGCAATTATTGCCCACATTGACCACGGAAAAACAACATTGTTGGACAGCCTGCTTCGGCAATCTAATATTTTCCGTGAAAATCAGCATGTCCCTGATCGTGTTATGGACAGTTATGATCAAGAAAAAGAACGTGGTATCACGATCTTTGCAAAACACACTTCCCTATATTTCTTGGATGACGAGACTAAAGAAGAATATAAAATCAACGTGATTGACACTCCTGGTCACGCGGACTTTTCTGGTGAAGTTGAGCGTATCCTCGGAATGGTTAACTCTGTGCTTTTACTTGTAGATGCGCAAGATGGTCCCATGCCACAGACACGCTTTGTGCTTTCAAAATCTCTTAAAATGGGACTTCGCCCCATCGTTGTCTTGAACAAAATTGACCGTCCACACGCAAATCCAGACGGTGTTCTAGACAAAACTTTTGATCTTTTTACAGAACTTGGCGCAACTGATGACCAACTCGATTTCCGTTATTGCTACGCTTCCGGTCTCTCAGGTTTTGCGATGCACCATCTCAGTGAAAAAAGCACAGACATGAAGCCTCTTTTTGAGCTGATTGTATCTGCAGTGCCAGCACCTCAGGGCAAATTAGACAATCCATTTTTAATGCATGCTGCGACCATTTCTTACGATGACTATGTGGGAAGACAAGCTTGTGGACGTATCCTAGATGGAACAATTCATAAAGGTGATTCCATTATTCACATTGATGAGCATGGTACAGAATCCCGTTGCACAGTTACACGTATTGAAGGCTATTTAGGCCTAGAAAAGATTGAAATGAATGAAGCTGGTGTAGGCGACATCGTATGTATTTCAGGTATCCCTGAAATCACTATTGGCGATACATTATGCGATCCTAAAAAAATTGTGCGCCTTCCAAGAATTAAATTGGACGAGCCAACTGTTTCTGTTGACTTCACTGTTAACAATAGCCCGTTCGTTGGACAAGATGGAAAGCATGTCACCATGAATAAAATCCGTCAACGTCTAGAAAAAGAGAAAAAAGCAAACATCTCCTTGCGTATTACAGAATCGCAAGACGAACAAGATAAAATTACAGTTGCTGGACGTGGCGAACTTCATCTTTCCGTTCTAATTGAAGCGATGCGTCGTGAAGATTTTGAATTTAGCGTTTCAAAACCACAAGTTATTATTAAAGAAATCGATGGTGTCAAACACGAACCAATAGAAAGAGTCCATATCGAAGTACCCGAAGAATATTCTGGAACTGTGATTGAAGAACTTTCCAAACGTCGTGGTGAAATGCAACATTTACACACTAATGAGCATGGCATTACTTCGATTGAGTTTTTAATTCCTATGCGCGGTTTGATGGGCTATCGCAATGACTTTTTGACAGTGACACGTGGACTCGGCATTTTGACGTCTGTGTTTGAAGATTTTGCTCCATGGAAAGGTGCGATTCCAAGTAGACACCGTGGTGTTTTAATTTCTATTTGTCCTGGTAAAACAAACGGCTACGCTTGCTTTAACCTACAAGATCGGGGAGTTCTCTTTACAAGCCCAGGCGACGACGTTTACGAAGGGATGGTTGTCGGTGAAAATAGCCGTGAAAACGACCTCGTCGTTAACGTGATCAAAGGAAAGCAGCTAACAAACGTGCGAGCTTCTGGCAGCGATGAAAACATCATTCTGACACCTGCACGCCGCTTTACTCTTGAGCAAGCCATCGACTATATCCAAGATGACGAACTCATCGAAGTTACACCTCATTTTATTCGCATGCGTAAACGTTTGCTAACAGAAAACGAACGCAAAAGAAAAGGTAAATAA
- a CDS encoding magnesium transporter, whose translation MNRENHDQEHKTGAPYYPQGYLLDTKVSHLDDVLNEKLERAFHKETAQVLLHDVAKIASEHDPIDLAYAVSRLPPHARVVVYENLPDVAAKIIFMINTGSSTRSIIFREIDDEEILQLVSGMPPDEAVWILDDMSDRRIRRILDLLDSKKAARIRELQKHDRHSAGRLMSNEFFAFHMNTTIGEVAVCIRNNPGIEFSRSIFVLNDTGELAGFVPGRNLIINPDEVQLRQIMGPVLHKVTVDTPRDEVVDLVERYKIPALPVVNQDNHLVGVITYYNVVEAMEDIADETIASIAGTAESVSEHEPVFKRFMWRAPWLLVTLCAGLVTATAMSHFNDRIWFAFVPFFVPLITGMSGNVGIQCSTILVRGMSTGELSPGTRGEAISNEIGIGLLIGSIFGLLCGTVVYMLHHFGFHDLGTDPFMLCMTVSFGVLGACLTATVLGTLSPFFFVRVGVDPAVASGPIVTAFNDVLSTLMFFLVARVTNILYSHFYYATNESLF comes from the coding sequence ATGAATAGAGAGAATCATGACCAAGAGCATAAAACAGGTGCGCCTTATTATCCCCAGGGGTATCTTCTCGATACTAAAGTCAGCCATTTAGACGACGTATTGAATGAAAAATTGGAAAGAGCTTTTCATAAAGAAACTGCTCAAGTTCTCCTGCACGATGTCGCTAAAATTGCGAGCGAGCATGATCCTATTGACTTAGCTTATGCAGTAAGTCGCCTCCCTCCCCATGCACGCGTGGTTGTTTACGAAAATTTGCCAGATGTAGCTGCCAAGATCATTTTTATGATTAATACGGGCAGTAGCACGCGATCGATTATTTTTCGGGAAATTGATGATGAAGAAATTTTGCAATTAGTCTCTGGTATGCCTCCCGATGAGGCTGTTTGGATATTAGACGATATGTCAGATCGCCGTATTCGTAGAATTTTGGATCTTCTGGATTCCAAAAAAGCCGCACGGATACGAGAACTACAAAAACACGATCGTCATAGTGCTGGACGTTTGATGAGCAATGAGTTTTTTGCTTTTCATATGAATACAACAATTGGAGAGGTCGCCGTTTGTATTCGGAATAATCCAGGAATTGAATTTTCACGCAGCATTTTTGTTTTGAATGATACCGGCGAGTTAGCGGGCTTTGTTCCGGGCAGGAATTTGATTATTAATCCCGATGAAGTTCAGCTTAGACAAATCATGGGGCCTGTTCTCCATAAAGTGACAGTCGATACACCCCGCGATGAGGTTGTTGACCTTGTAGAAAGATATAAGATCCCAGCATTGCCCGTTGTGAATCAGGATAACCACTTAGTTGGTGTGATCACTTATTACAATGTTGTCGAAGCAATGGAAGATATTGCCGATGAAACCATCGCTAGCATAGCGGGAACCGCCGAAAGTGTGAGCGAGCATGAACCCGTTTTCAAACGCTTTATGTGGCGTGCACCTTGGTTGTTAGTGACGCTTTGCGCAGGATTAGTAACAGCTACAGCAATGTCCCATTTTAATGATCGGATTTGGTTTGCATTCGTGCCGTTTTTTGTGCCTCTTATTACGGGAATGTCTGGAAATGTGGGGATTCAGTGTAGTACAATTTTGGTTCGAGGGATGTCGACAGGGGAATTGTCGCCCGGGACACGTGGTGAAGCAATTAGCAATGAGATTGGAATTGGGCTTCTGATTGGATCCATCTTCGGTTTGCTTTGCGGAACTGTTGTTTATATGCTGCATCATTTTGGATTTCATGATCTCGGAACAGATCCCTTTATGCTTTGTATGACCGTCAGCTTTGGAGTTTTGGGAGCATGCTTGACTGCAACGGTATTGGGGACATTATCTCCCTTCTTCTTTGTGCGCGTCGGTGTTGATCCGGCTGTGGCTTCTGGACCTATTGTGACAGCTTTTAACGATGTGTTATCAACCTTGATGTTTTTCCTCGTTGCAAGAGTCACAAATATCTTGTATTCTCACTTTTATTATGCCACAAATGAGTCTTTATTTTAA
- a CDS encoding SAM-dependent methyltransferase yields MDEDSDTYWQLLKLNFKVKYRNFKEFCAIVRRFYKNRQFCQCDLLLLREYLWQNPFAISKKFLIRHGEKNVHAYGETPLTSLAKIAEACQITPKDVVYELGCGRGRGCFWLHCFYQCRVVGIDFVPSFIQKAEKVRKRCDLEAIDFRCEDMSKSDFSGGTVFYLYGTCLEDSLIKKLIKKFKQLPSGTKIMTVSYPLSDYSSGFNLHRTLSVPFTWGEGIVYIQEVKNSK; encoded by the coding sequence ATGGATGAAGATTCAGATACCTATTGGCAACTTCTGAAGTTAAATTTTAAAGTTAAATACCGCAATTTCAAAGAATTTTGTGCCATTGTTAGGCGCTTTTACAAGAACCGGCAATTCTGTCAGTGCGATCTTCTACTCTTGAGAGAGTACCTTTGGCAAAATCCTTTTGCCATTAGCAAAAAATTTTTAATTCGTCATGGCGAGAAGAACGTGCATGCTTACGGAGAGACCCCTTTAACGAGTCTGGCAAAAATCGCCGAGGCTTGTCAAATAACTCCAAAAGATGTGGTGTATGAACTTGGGTGCGGGCGAGGACGAGGGTGTTTTTGGCTGCATTGCTTTTATCAATGCCGCGTGGTAGGGATTGATTTTGTTCCCTCCTTTATTCAAAAAGCTGAGAAGGTAAGAAAGCGATGTGATCTTGAAGCTATCGACTTTCGTTGTGAGGACATGTCAAAATCCGATTTTTCTGGTGGAACAGTTTTTTATCTCTATGGCACTTGCTTGGAGGATTCTTTAATTAAAAAACTCATAAAAAAATTCAAGCAATTGCCATCAGGTACAAAAATTATGACAGTAAGCTATCCATTAAGCGATTACTCTTCTGGTTTTAATCTTCATAGGACTCTTTCTGTACCTTTTACATGGGGTGAGGGGATTGTTTACATTCAAGAAGTAAAAAATTCGAAATAA
- a CDS encoding pentapeptide repeat-containing protein, translating to MIESFKAPIEKQIFKSEDYSKKSFEYHTFINCSFNNCNFSESLLRNAKFCSCTFTGCNFSLVKLDGSRMQDVQFIDCKIVGAEFFKCERAFFSTCFKNCLLHYCNFSDLNMKNTAFTESKLKENYFTNASLNGADFSETDLSGTIFHNCDLSKADFSSAKCYDIDPRTNKIKKAKFSLPEVVGLLRGLDIIIV from the coding sequence ATGATAGAATCTTTCAAAGCACCTATTGAGAAACAGATTTTTAAGTCTGAAGATTATTCAAAAAAGTCGTTTGAGTATCATACTTTTATCAATTGTTCGTTTAATAACTGCAATTTTTCAGAAAGTCTCCTGCGGAATGCAAAATTTTGTTCCTGCACTTTTACCGGATGTAATTTTAGCCTTGTAAAGCTGGATGGAAGCCGTATGCAAGATGTTCAATTTATCGATTGTAAAATCGTCGGAGCCGAATTTTTTAAATGTGAAAGAGCTTTCTTTTCGACATGTTTTAAAAATTGTCTATTGCACTATTGCAATTTTTCTGACCTTAATATGAAAAATACAGCCTTTACGGAAAGTAAGCTAAAAGAAAACTATTTTACTAATGCGTCTTTAAATGGTGCCGATTTTAGTGAAACCGATCTTTCAGGAACGATTTTTCACAACTGCGATCTTAGTAAAGCAGACTTTTCGAGTGCAAAGTGTTACGACATTGATCCTCGTACTAACAAAATCAAAAAAGCAAAATTTTCTCTTCCTGAAGTCGTTGGATTACTAAGAGGCCTCGATATTATAATCGTTTAG
- a CDS encoding class D beta-lactamase → MDRRLFSRLIIYFLLFFPSMNVFSTEENFLLINGTTSKIVHELGPHIHERVTPCSTFKIVLSLMGYDAGILKDEKTPIWFFQEGYDDFLTSWKEPQSPHSWMKSSCVWYSRVLATKLEIENIHHYLAMLEYGNQDMSGGLTKAWISSSLKISPKEQVDFIQKMVQEKLSISNSAIQMTKVLLFVSELPEGWKLFGKTGWGSIVEQNQKISEVGWFIGWAEKDQIFFPFAYSIRDEKINLAQRIPRVKQLLAESNAVYKSNKDTALHIMP, encoded by the coding sequence ATGGATCGTCGATTATTTTCAAGATTAATAATTTATTTTCTACTCTTTTTTCCTAGCATGAATGTTTTTTCAACTGAGGAAAACTTTCTTCTCATTAACGGCACCACCAGTAAAATCGTGCACGAACTAGGCCCTCACATCCATGAACGCGTCACGCCTTGCTCTACTTTTAAAATTGTTTTGAGCTTGATGGGATACGATGCAGGAATCTTAAAGGATGAAAAAACACCTATTTGGTTTTTTCAAGAAGGTTACGATGACTTCTTAACATCATGGAAAGAACCACAGAGCCCACACTCTTGGATGAAAAGCTCTTGTGTCTGGTACTCTAGGGTATTAGCGACAAAACTTGAAATCGAAAATATTCACCATTATTTAGCCATGTTAGAATATGGGAATCAAGACATGTCAGGAGGACTGACAAAAGCATGGATAAGCTCTTCTTTGAAAATTTCCCCTAAAGAACAGGTTGATTTTATTCAAAAAATGGTTCAAGAAAAGCTTTCCATTTCAAACAGTGCCATACAGATGACTAAAGTGCTCTTATTTGTCAGCGAATTACCTGAAGGATGGAAGTTATTTGGAAAAACAGGATGGGGTTCTATCGTTGAACAAAATCAAAAAATTTCAGAAGTTGGTTGGTTTATTGGATGGGCCGAAAAAGATCAGATCTTTTTCCCGTTCGCCTACAGCATTCGCGATGAGAAAATAAATCTTGCTCAAAGAATACCAAGAGTTAAACAGCTCTTAGCTGAATCTAATGCAGTGTATAAATCCAACAAAGATACTGCGCTTCATATAATGCCATAA
- a CDS encoding DUF1259 domain-containing protein: MNKLKYLICLAIGIFGFSNLYSNSQLSKDKYESLTRLKGTYNEKEKVFKAIFPRNDIKISVDNTQLDPFMGLTSWSAFTSVGENKFMVMGDFVLFQDEVNPVMTVFLNSNIDVTALHNHFFYDTPKVYFMHIGGEGPLAHLAGGVKKALDVVKDIRIKNSYPSKNFGGVHISSQNSIDISSLEKIFDTKGQSKDGMAKFVFGRSVKMGDVILGGDMGVNTWAAFAGTNENAIIDGDFAVLENELQSVLKALRKGDINIVAIHQHMTLEHPRMIFLHYWGRGNAKNLANTVKEALKLTK; encoded by the coding sequence ATGAATAAGCTGAAATATTTAATCTGTCTTGCAATTGGTATTTTTGGTTTTTCCAATCTCTACAGTAATTCCCAGTTATCTAAAGATAAATATGAATCGTTGACAAGATTAAAGGGTACATATAATGAAAAAGAAAAAGTTTTCAAAGCCATTTTTCCAAGAAATGATATTAAGATCTCCGTGGACAACACTCAATTAGATCCATTTATGGGATTAACTTCTTGGTCAGCTTTCACTTCTGTTGGAGAGAACAAATTTATGGTGATGGGGGATTTTGTTCTCTTTCAAGATGAAGTCAATCCAGTGATGACTGTTTTTTTGAACAGCAATATCGATGTTACAGCTCTTCACAATCACTTCTTCTACGATACACCTAAAGTTTATTTCATGCATATTGGGGGAGAAGGGCCTCTTGCTCATTTAGCTGGTGGTGTAAAAAAGGCGTTAGATGTGGTTAAAGACATCAGAATAAAAAATAGTTATCCATCAAAAAATTTTGGAGGTGTCCACATTTCTAGCCAGAATTCCATCGACATTTCAAGCTTAGAGAAAATTTTCGACACGAAAGGACAAAGTAAAGATGGAATGGCAAAATTTGTTTTTGGAAGATCAGTGAAAATGGGTGATGTTATTCTCGGCGGTGATATGGGGGTTAATACGTGGGCAGCTTTTGCTGGAACGAACGAAAATGCCATTATAGATGGTGATTTTGCCGTTTTAGAAAATGAATTACAATCTGTTCTGAAAGCTCTGAGGAAAGGTGATATCAATATTGTTGCCATTCATCAACACATGACGTTGGAGCATCCTAGAATGATATTTCTTCATTATTGGGGACGAGGAAATGCCAAAAATCTCGCAAACACTGTTAAAGAGGCTTTAAAGTTAACAAAGTGA